TCAGGTTCCAAGGGTTGAAGCAGACGCTTCTCTCAGCCGGTGGCGGCACCCCCAGTGAACTGCGGGAAAATATAGCCCAATTTCCGACGGGTGTCAAAGGCATGAAAAAATTTTTATTGACAGGCCATTGTCTCAAGGTCTATGAATAATAGTAATAAATGAGAAAAAAGGCTGATTGGGTTTAATCATTCACCGGAGGCCTCATGAAAAAATCTCTTATTACAGCGCTTTTGGTCGGGATCGGAATCATTGTCGCATTCCCTTTATTCAGCATGACGTATTACACCATGGTGCGTACTTCCACGCCTGAATTCTGTGCCTCATGTCATGAGATCAAACCGGCCGTGGTGGCCTGGCGATCTTCCACTCACACCAATAACGCGTCAGGGGTGGTCGTTGACTGCATGGACTGCCATTTGCCGGCGCCTCAGGATACGTTTGATTTTTTCTTTGCCAAAACCTACCATGGCCTGAAAGATGTTGTCGTGCATTTTTCCGGCAAAGAATATGATCGCAACGCGGTGCGCGAATTGGCTTATGAGGCGTTCAATAACCGCGAATGTGAAAAATGTCATCGAAATTTACTGCATATGCCCACCCGGCGGGGGGCCATGCTGGCACACCGGTCCGTGGTGTATGCGAAACCCGGGTATGAAAAAAAATGTATTGACTGCCATTATGACCTGGTGCATTCGGACAGAGGCCGGGTCATGTTTCGTCAAACCCGGCAGGTTCCCTACCAGGCCAAGGGATTGCGACAATTGTGAACAATTGATGAAACCTTAAATTTTTCAAGGGTTACTTAAAAGAAAGGAGCATAGCTTATGAATCGACTGAAGGTCTATTTTTCACTGGTGTCGCTGACAACGGCCTTGATGTGGACCGGTTTTGTCGCGATTGCACCTGCCCAGCCCAATTATGCCAAAGTCAAGGAATACCGGATTGAGCGCAGCGTGCCGCCCGAAGCCCAGGCCTGCATCGAATGTCACCGGGAGACCACCCCGGGGATATTTGCCGACTGGGCCAAAAGCCGGCACGCCAATGCCAACATCACCTGCCTTGACTGTCACCTGGTGCAACCCGGCGATCAGGATATCGCCCAGGACCATGTCAAATATTATGGCCGCTCTGATCTGCCCTGGGGAGAAGATAAATACAAAATGGATATTGCATCCATTGTCACGCCCAAAGACTGCTCCCGGTGCCACCCGGATGAAGCCATGCAGTACAGCAAGTCAAAGCATGCCAATACCATTGAAATCATGTGGAAAATCGATCCCTGGCTCAATGACGGCATGAACTCGGATAATGAGCGCAAGACGGGCTGTTTCAACTGCCACGGGACAGTGATTGAGATCGATGACAACGGCAAAATCGACCCGGCCACCTGGCCCAATGCCGGGGTGGGACGTCTGAATCTGGACGGCAGTAAAGGATCATGTACGTCGTGTCATACCCGCCACCGGTTTTCACTGGCGGAAGCCCGCCGGCCCGAAGCCTGTGACCAGTGCCATCTGGGGCCGGATCATCCCCAGATCGAAATTTATGAAGAATCCAAACACGGCACCATCTACCATGCGTATCAGGATGAATATAATTTTGATGCGGCCGGCGGTACCTGGACCCCGGGTCTGGACTACCGGGCCCCCACCTGTGCCGGGTGTCATATGAGCGGCAGTGGTGAGGTTTTGACCACCCATGATGTCACGGAAAGACTGTCATGGGAAACCCAGGCCCCGCTGACGGTCCGCCCCCAGGATTTCAAACCGTTTCCGGCCGCCACGGACTGGCAGACAGAACGTGACAAAATGAAAAACGTCTGCAGCGCCTGCCATGGGGATTCCTGGATCAATGATTTTTATGACGGGTTTGACAGGGCCGTGGAAGAATACAATGAAGTGTATTACAAACCGGCCAAGGCAAAACTGGATGTGCTTTACGAAAAAGGATTGCTGGACAAAACGAAATTTTTTGATGAACAGCTGGAACTCGAGTTCTATGAACTCTGGCACCATGAAGGCCGCAGGGCCCGGATGGGCGCCATGATGATGGCCCCGGACTATGCGTGGTGGCACGGGTTTTATGAATGCAAATTTCAGTTCACCAATTTCATGAAAGAAGCCGACCATTTAATTGAAACCAATGAAAAAGCGCACATTGCCAGGGAATTTCCAAACGCCACGGGAGATCCGACCAAACCTGAGAAAATTTTCAAATAAGCGTCAATATCCATAAACCAAAGCCGCCGTTCAATCGATTTTGAACGGCGGCTTTGGCATTTTTCAGTTCAATAAATGTGAGATATTTTTTCTGTATTTTTTTTATGTGGTCATCCGTCTTATCGTTTGTATTCGGTCGGGGTCAATGATATTATCATAAAAAAATTCAGCACATATAAGAGAGGTAGACCCAATGTCCAAATCAGAAGATGCAAAAAAAGCGGTAAAGAAAAAACCACAAAAAACAGCGAAAGAAAAAAAGCAGGAAAAACAGGAAAAAAAGAGGAACCGATAACCTGGCAGCAGTTTGTCTTAGCTTCCCTGAACCATACTGAAAGGCAGAGTGATCATACCTGCCTCACGCGTCTGGGTGGCATGAGATACCGCTTGCATCCAGCAACAGCATTCCGGCTTTCGGCACGATCCGATGATCAGCCCACCATTTCCGGCGCAACGGTTTTGAATTTTTCCTTTGGCGCACCACATACCGGGCATTTTTTGGGTGCTTTTTTATCCGTTACATAGCCGCATACCTGGCAGACCTGATAGGCATTCACATCTTTTTTCATGGACTGGAAAATGGCGCGCTCATACAACTTGGCGTGATATTCTTCCGCATCCCGGGCCTGGGAAAACACGATTGCCGCAGCATTTTCACCGTCATCTTCCGCGTCTTTCAGAAAATCCGGATATTCATTTGTGCTGATGGACTTTTCCCGTTCAAAAGAAGCTTCCAGGTTGGTGTCCGTATCTTTGACAACCATATCTTTCAATAAATTAAGATTGCGCGTGGCATGCACCCGTTCCGCCTCGGCAATGGCACGAAACAAAAGTGCTATCTGCTGGTTTCCCTCTTCCGCTGCCTTGTCAGCATAGGCCAGCAGCCGGAAATAAGCTTTGGCTTCCCCTACAAATGCGGTTTGAACATTTTTTTGCGTTTTTTCTTTCATCTGTTATCCTTTGTTTTTTTATTCTTCCATGATTCCTGGGGAATGAAAAGATCGTCAAACAAAAAAAGGCTCCCGGAAATGCTGAAAGCCTTGATTCTCCGAGTGGTGATCCCACCGGGATTCGAACCCGGGTTACCGGCGTGAGAGGCCGAATTTGGAATCATCCCCTAATTTACCTGAACATATCTAATAGTCTATAAATAAAGCATTTTATGGTTTGTATTTTCCCTTGACTTACTTCATATACCCTGTATATTGGCAAAAAGTGTGGGGTATATTGTGGGGTATACGTCAAGCAAGGGAGGTCAGCCATGCCAGCAAACGAGAGATTCAAAACAAAATATCCTGGGGTAACATTTATCACTGGTAAATCCTCAAATGGTAAATTTGAAAAAATCTATTATATCCGTTATCGAAAAAATAACAAGTTGATTGAAGAAAAAGCGGGGCGTCAGTACCAGGATGATATGACCCCTGCTAAAGCCGCCGGTATAAGAGCATCCAGAATAGAGGGTGACAAAACGAACGCTGAAAAAAGGGCTGAAGAAAAGGCCCTCAAAGAAGCTGAAAAAGGCAGATATACAATTGATAAGTTGTGGGCTGAGTACTCCCTTAACCGGACTCCAGGTAGGTCCTTATACACTGACCAGAATCGTTATGAGAAATATATCAAGCCGGAATTCGGAGCGAAAGAACCCCAAGACTTGATCAAACTGGATGTGGACCGGGTGCGGATCAAACTGTTGAAAAAGAAATCTCCCCAGACTGTTAAACATGTCCTGAACCTGCTGACCTGGATCATAAATTACGGTACCAAAAACGGATTGTGTCCGGGCGTTGCCTTCCACATCCAGAAACCCACTGTCAACAACATCAAGACCGAGGATCTGACCCAGGAACAGCTGAACAATCTTCTGAAAACCATTGATGCTGATCCCAATAAAATCGTGGGAGGCATGATGAAGATGGCGCTTTACACAGGCATGCGCCGGGGCGAAATGTTCAAACTGGAATGGACGGATGTCAACCTGGATTCCGGGTTCATCTTTATCCGGGACCCCAAGGGGGGAATTGACCAGAAAATACCCATCAACGATCTTGCGCGGGGCCTGCTGGAAAGCCTGCCCCGGACCAGCAAATATGTGTTTCCCGGGGAGGATGGCAAGATTCGTAAAACCACCGGTAAGGCTGCCAAAAGGATCAGGAAAGATGCCGAACTGCCCAAAGATTTCAGGCCCCTGCATGGGTTGCGCCATGTGTATGCATCCATGCTGGCATCCAGCGGCAATGTGGACATGTATGTACTGCAACGGCTGCTGACCCACAAAAGCCCGGTGATGACACAGCGATATGCCCACCTGCGGGATGAAGCACTGAAGGCGGGCGCGGGCCAGGTCGATGATATTTTCAAAAAACAGGCAAAAGAAGCAGAAGAAAAACAAAAACAGGCAAAAATTGTGAACCTGAAACCATAGGGGCTGTCATGAGCAAGGATATTGTATCAACTGAATTGATCTCATCGAAAATCTATTTTATCCGGGGTGTCAAGGTGATGCTGGACCGGGACCTTGCCGAACTCTATGAAGTGGAAACCAGAACATTGAACCAGGCTGTCAGGCGGAACATCAAACGGTTTCCCGATGATTTCATGTTCCAGCTGAATAAAGCCGAGTTTGAAAACTTGAAATCACAAATTGTGACATCAAGTTGGGGCGGTATCAGAAAGATGCCCCTGGCTTTCACTGAACAGGGTGTTGCCATGCTGTCCGGTATTCTGAACAGCGACCGGGCGATTCTGGTGAATATTCAGATCATGCGGACATTCACGAAGCTCAGACACATGATCGCCGGTCATGAAGAATTGCAACGGGCAGTGGACGAATTGCGAACACAGACAGATGAGCGGTTTGAAGTGGTGTTCTCTGTTCTGGATAAACTGCTGGCAGACAATGAGAAGCCCAGAAAGAAAATAGGGTTTTAACCCCCTTCCCTGGGATAGAAACGGAATCGCTATCCGAATCGAACCGCTGGTGTTCCTGAACCAACTTTCCCAGGGTCTTAAATCAGGCATTATTACAGGAGATAATGAATAGATGTTGAAGTGCTTTACAAAAATGAAATCCTCTTTGACATTTTAAAACAGTCTATCAAACTGTTTGCAAAAAAATGTCCTTTCATTTACAGAGTTACTTTCTACCCTGGGAGGAAGGATCGCCGTTATGTACTTTTGTTTGAAACGGACAATCAAACGAAAACAGACACACCATTTTTTTCTAACTCAAACCCTTTGGAGTCAATTGTTTCTGACTCGAACCCCTTGGCTTTTTTTGGGGAAGGTTTCTTGAACCATCAAGAGGGAAGGGATATCCTTCAGATAGCTAAATCACCAAAATATCAGCTCGAAAAAAAATTCTTTGACAACTGGTACGTTTTTCATAGGGAGAAGGATTCGGAAGAATTTTTCTTAAGCGACCCTTTGTTTAAACAAGAATATGTAGGTGACTTTCTCCCAATTGAAGAGTATAAAAAACTTTCAAGGGCCGACAAAGAAGGCATTCTTTTCAAAAAAAAAGACAGATTCAAAGATACACTTGGCCCAGGACTGCCCAAATGCCCCCCGATTCTTTTTTTGGATTATTGCAATGATTCCAAAGATTTTATTGATGACAAGAGCTATGCTCTGACTAAGAAAGGTTTCGAAAAGTTTATAATATCTGAAAAATCCCTTGTCCTTTATAACAGCTGCCAACTTGCAATTCCAAATAACGAAAACCTTTCAATACCAGTTCCTGAAGGCACAACATGGGATCAGATCAAAATCCGGTATGTGAACGATGATCATGTGGAGATGGCACACCCAGGAGTTGACACGCATACGCCTTATTCTATGGCCGACTTGGGCTTTTCGAAAAAAAGGGAATTGCGATCAATTTTTGACCTATTCGCCCAAAATTGTGGGGATATTAATCCAAAAGACATGAAACCTTTTAAGGCCAATATTTCAAATCTAAGAAAGCATCTCAAAGGGCTTTTCCCAGGGATCGAAGGAAAACCCATTAAGAAGTACAGTCCAAAAGACGGATACTGCTGCGAGTTTAAAATCACCAAAAGCTGATTTCAAGCAGATAAATAGCACCAAATCAAAAGCCGGTTAAAACGACCGGCTTTTTTTATTTTTTTTCATCCAATAAAATCAAAGCATTGCCGTGTTTTTGATCAAATCAAAAAGTTCTCCGGTCAAATTTGACGGAAAGGGACAAAGGCCAGGTAAAAAAAGGCCACCACCGTTAAAGCAAAGGAATTTAACCATGACTGAGAACAAAACCCCAAATCACAATCATGTGGCCCAGTATGCTGAGAACAAAACATATAGCCACAAAGAGGCGGCCCAGTATTTGGGCATTGGTGACCAGACTTTGTACAATTGGAGGCACAAACGTCGTGGACCTGATTATGTGCGGATGGGCAGTAAAATTGTTTATCGGCAGGGAGATCTTGATCGGTTCATGGAATCCAGAAAGATTGTTTTGGAGGCATAACGATGATGCCCAAAACAGCGACCCGGCAAGCCGAGGGGAACGGCAAACCGGGCCAGGAAAGTGTTTCTATCTATCAGACCGATACCACCGCCGGCGCGAAAAATCAAGCCTTAAACAAGGCCCTGCTATCTGGATTCGGGGGCTATCATACGGCGAACCCGGAGAAAAAGAACCCCAGACCATACACCACCACC
Above is a window of Desulfotignum balticum DSM 7044 DNA encoding:
- a CDS encoding ORF6N domain-containing protein; the protein is MSKDIVSTELISSKIYFIRGVKVMLDRDLAELYEVETRTLNQAVRRNIKRFPDDFMFQLNKAEFENLKSQIVTSSWGGIRKMPLAFTEQGVAMLSGILNSDRAILVNIQIMRTFTKLRHMIAGHEELQRAVDELRTQTDERFEVVFSVLDKLLADNEKPRKKIGF
- a CDS encoding rubrerythrin family protein, producing MKEKTQKNVQTAFVGEAKAYFRLLAYADKAAEEGNQQIALLFRAIAEAERVHATRNLNLLKDMVVKDTDTNLEASFEREKSISTNEYPDFLKDAEDDGENAAAIVFSQARDAEEYHAKLYERAIFQSMKKDVNAYQVCQVCGYVTDKKAPKKCPVCGAPKEKFKTVAPEMVG
- a CDS encoding multiheme c-type cytochrome, which produces MNRLKVYFSLVSLTTALMWTGFVAIAPAQPNYAKVKEYRIERSVPPEAQACIECHRETTPGIFADWAKSRHANANITCLDCHLVQPGDQDIAQDHVKYYGRSDLPWGEDKYKMDIASIVTPKDCSRCHPDEAMQYSKSKHANTIEIMWKIDPWLNDGMNSDNERKTGCFNCHGTVIEIDDNGKIDPATWPNAGVGRLNLDGSKGSCTSCHTRHRFSLAEARRPEACDQCHLGPDHPQIEIYEESKHGTIYHAYQDEYNFDAAGGTWTPGLDYRAPTCAGCHMSGSGEVLTTHDVTERLSWETQAPLTVRPQDFKPFPAATDWQTERDKMKNVCSACHGDSWINDFYDGFDRAVEEYNEVYYKPAKAKLDVLYEKGLLDKTKFFDEQLELEFYELWHHEGRRARMGAMMMAPDYAWWHGFYECKFQFTNFMKEADHLIETNEKAHIAREFPNATGDPTKPEKIFK
- a CDS encoding cytochrome c3 family protein: MKKSLITALLVGIGIIVAFPLFSMTYYTMVRTSTPEFCASCHEIKPAVVAWRSSTHTNNASGVVVDCMDCHLPAPQDTFDFFFAKTYHGLKDVVVHFSGKEYDRNAVRELAYEAFNNRECEKCHRNLLHMPTRRGAMLAHRSVVYAKPGYEKKCIDCHYDLVHSDRGRVMFRQTRQVPYQAKGLRQL
- a CDS encoding tyrosine-type recombinase/integrase; its protein translation is MIKLDVDRVRIKLLKKKSPQTVKHVLNLLTWIINYGTKNGLCPGVAFHIQKPTVNNIKTEDLTQEQLNNLLKTIDADPNKIVGGMMKMALYTGMRRGEMFKLEWTDVNLDSGFIFIRDPKGGIDQKIPINDLARGLLESLPRTSKYVFPGEDGKIRKTTGKAAKRIRKDAELPKDFRPLHGLRHVYASMLASSGNVDMYVLQRLLTHKSPVMTQRYAHLRDEALKAGAGQVDDIFKKQAKEAEEKQKQAKIVNLKP
- a CDS encoding helix-turn-helix domain-containing protein, with the protein product MTENKTPNHNHVAQYAENKTYSHKEAAQYLGIGDQTLYNWRHKRRGPDYVRMGSKIVYRQGDLDRFMESRKIVLEA